The Lepeophtheirus salmonis chromosome 1, UVic_Lsal_1.4, whole genome shotgun sequence genome has a segment encoding these proteins:
- the LOC121131572 gene encoding uncharacterized protein — MKIYSTSILFVLSSLLLFNSSESKKKKGGGKKESYGYVVDIGYGHGGGLRPPTYGGGGYGGGGYGGGGYGGGHHVLHQQDHYGYRIHPGAGYHHGGYGHQGGYEHHGGYDDYGGHEQHSGGYGEHHEPIHLGHY; from the exons ATGAAA ATTTACTCAACCTCAATTCTATTTGTGCTTTCCTCTCTATTGCTCTTCAACTCTTCGgaatcgaagaaaaaaaagggtggTGGCAAAAAAGAATCTTACGGATATGTGGTGGATATAGGCTATGGGCATGGTGGAGGCTTAAGACCTCCCACATATGGAGGTGGAGGCTATGGAGGCGGAGGCTATGGAGGAGGAGGCTATGGTGGAGGACATCATGTCTTACATCAGCAAGATCATTATGGATATCGTATTCATCCCGGTGCTGGGTATCATCATGGCGGTTACGGTCATCAGGGCGGGTATGAGCATCACGGCGGGTATGACGATTACGGTGGACATGAACAACACTCTGGGGGCTATGGCGAACATCATGAGCCAATACATCTTGGACATTACTGA
- the LOC121132043 gene encoding alpha-N-acetylgalactosaminidase, translated as MKSACLFLLPLFLLIDQSFGLDNGLARTPPMGWMSWQRFRCNTNCKDDPENCISERLFKTMADLLVSQGFKDVGYEYIIIDDCWLSRTRDKDGKLQPDPERFPSGIKALADYVHNLGLKFGIYEDFGTHTCAGYPGILNNLKKDAFTIAEWEVDYLKVDGCYVNVTLMDKGYPEFGKYLNQTGRPILYSCSWPAYQKNPDYKSIAKYCNIWRNGGDIQDSFNSVLGITDFFGTNQDTFISVAGPGHFNDPDMLIIGDFALSIDQSQYQMAVWATLAAPLIMSNDLRSLRPEFKEILQNRKIIRVNQDPLGIHGRRVYHEKNIDVFVKQVLPSYRRVNSAAVAICNRGEGGTPVNVTFTASSLGLENPGGYYVSDLFTDEFFGIWSPLEVHSLFVNPNGVRLLRFNIKAAKKDLPISNDEMINPFEFIFKVQNYGARRPIVTIIEDNVEL; from the exons ATGAAATCCGCTTGCCTCTTCCTTCTTCCGCTGTTTCTACTAATAGATCAATCCTTTGGATTAGACAATGGACTGGCTCGAACACCTCCAATGGGATGGATGTCATGGCAACGCTTTCGCTGCAACACTAATTGCAAGGATGATCCGGAAAATTGTATAAG CGAGCGACTCTTTAAGACTATGGCAGATTTATTAGTCTCTCAAGGATTCAAAGATGTCGGCTATGAGTATATCATCATCGATGATTGTTGGTTATCAAGGACACGTGATAAAGATGGAAAACTTCAACCCGACCCTGAGCGATTTCCATCTGGAATAAAGGCTTTAGctgattat gttCATAATTTGGGGTTGAAATTTGGAATATATGAGGATTTTGGAACTCATACTTGCGCGGGTTACCCTGGGATTctcaacaatttgaaaaaagatgcaTTTACAATTGCAGAATGGGAAGTGGACTATCTTAAAGTCGATGGGTGTTATGTGAATGTAACACTAATGGATAAGGGCTATCCAGAATTTGGAAAGTATTTGAATCAAACAGGAAGGCCCATTCTTTACTCCTGCTCTTGGCCAGCCTATCAAAAGAACCCAGACTATAAATCCATTGCAAAGTACTGTAACATATGGAGAAATGGTGGTGATATTCAAGACTCGTTTAACTCTGTTTTAGGGATTACGGACTTCTTCGGAACTAATCAGGATACTTTTATTTCTGTGGCTGGACCAGGGCACTTTAATGACCCGGATATG CTTATAATTGGGGACTTTGCACTTAGCATTGATCAATCCCAGTATCAAATGGCAGTGTGGGCAACTTTAGCTGCTCCTCTCATCATGTCAAATGACTTGAGAAGCTTGAGACCGGAGTTCAAAGAAATTTTACAGAATAGGAAAATTATTCGTGTGAATCAAGATCCTCTTGGAATTCATGGACGAAGAGTTTATCACGAAAAG AACATTGATGTTTTCGTAAAGCAGGTCCTTCCCTCTTACCGTAGAGTTAACTCGGCTGCTGTAGCAATATGCAATCGTGGAGAAGGTGGAACTCCAGTCAACGTAACATTCACAGCCTCCTCCCTCGGATTAGAAAACCCTGGTGGATACTATGTAAGTGATTTATTCACCGATGAATTCTTTGGAATATGGAGTCCACTTGAAGTTCACAGTCTCTTTGTCAATCCGAACGGCGTTCGACTCCTTCGATTCAATATCAAAGCCGCCAAAAAGGACTTACCCATTAGCAATGATGAAATGATAAAtccttttgaatttatttttaaggtacaGAATTATGGTGCACGTAGACCCATAGTGACAATCATTGAAGATAATGTAGAACTCTGA
- the LOC121132042 gene encoding E3 ubiquitin-protein ligase rfwd3.L — MSDDDAEDIFGNEPELVSTFRSTSPIIYTSTTRRVHDNANVQDEISPLNESGGSLNLLPPPVMQEVEDRSTEEIPPDPLILLNTSDDSITPHVVVPLIPENSFLPIEPQGRPEDQIIVRNPSDEFLQEYNTNIIIQGSPTVSPEPSNQDVAEDSDDPDRETPTSLKRKANKENVGTPSKKSRNSSSAGLNDEEEDGSYCTICFESWTNSGEHRIASLRCGHFFGFICIEKWLRNGKACPNCNEKANKKDIRSHYVAKLKAIDTSEKDRYKTDLEKLQGSYRSLELDYTTLKLQNKLQLDEITRLQGEVARLFNGVDPSRDPALEVQVRNPSRRISPTTVASSTTTLKWVFQKRIELVKEATLRAAKFGCRIMSYDFNQAMLVVSQPSYTLLAPGYGVRRINMLDLNCNTHSFVRLHKEQIRDIEFNPSNHDQLLSVSQDKSVKLTNISSCSDIQRYNCESEVWSCAWNADDPFEFFIGTKRSQIFLYDIRSSGDVGHKSRLEFPVIERRPIINMCYVETSPSDAHFKCGGLLVQTLGSLWFFRRDSPDNYKPFKLPIDGLFWSLRFDSESRLLYVTTKPTPHTRHVVASLTEVRLSEDDPPSMAVTTNIILDHSRGGTFTEKSFLRSTLYPQNDLACVVYTKGSCNTDHKIIIQEVGSDRITQEILVRKPILDICCCSVNDLQYLVLLTETEVIIYKLTEISS; from the exons ATGTCTGACGACGATGCGGAGGATATTTTCGGTAACGAACCTGAACTCGTATCCACATTCCGTTCAACCTCTCCCATCATTTACACATCCACAACTCGACGTGTACACGACAACGCAAATGTTCAAGATGAAATATCTCCTCTCAACGAATCCGGAGGTTCCTTAAACCTCCTTCCTCCACCCGTGATGCAAGAGGTGGAGGATCGTTCCACTGAAGAAATACCTCCAGACCCtctcattttattaaatacatccGATGATTCCATCACGCCACATGTCGTTGTTCCTCTCATTCCCGAAAATTCATTTCTTCCCATTGAGCCCCAAGGTCGCCCAGAGGATCAAATCATTGTACGGAATCCCTCTGACGAATTTCTACAGGAATATAATACTAATATCATCATACAAGGATCCCCCACTGTTAGTCCAGAGCCGTCAAATCAGGATGTTGCTGAAGATTCTGACGATCCTGACAGGGAGACTCCAACGAGTCTGAAAAGAAAGGCTAATAAGG AAAACGTGGGAACTCCAAGTAAAAAGTCACGAAATTCATCATCTGCAGGACTaaatgatgaagaagaagatgGTTCTTATTGTACCATTTGCTTCGAATCATGGACAAACTCCGGAGAGCATAGAATTGCGTCACTGAGATGTGgacatttttttggatttatttgtattgaaaaatggCTCCGAAATGGAAAGGCGTGCCCCAATTGTAACGAAAAAgcgaataaaaaagatattcgtAGCCATTATGTTGCTAAATTAAAAGCCATTGATACTTCAGAAAAGGATCGCTATAAAACAGATCTTGAGAAATTGCAGGGTAGCTACCGCTCTCTGGAACTTGACTACACAACACTCAAACTCCAAAATAAACTCCAATTGGACGAAATCACTCGTTTGCAAGGAGAAGTTGCTCGACTTTTCAATGGAGTTGATCCCTCTAGGGATCCTGCACTCGAAGTTCAAGTCAGAAACCCGTCTCGGAGGATCTCTCCTACGACTGTAGCTTCCTCAACTACTACTCTAAAGTGGGTTTTTCAAAAGAGAATTGAATTAGTGAAGGAAGCAACTCTTCGGGCTGCTAAATTTGGTTGTAGAATCATGAGCTATGATTTTAATCAGGCCATGTTGGTGGTATCTCAACCCAGCTACACCTTACTTGCTCCTGGTTACGGTGTGAGGCGAATCAATATGTTGGACCTTAATTGTAATACTCATAGTTTTGTCAGATTGCATAAAGAGCAAATCCGTGATATTGAATTTAACCCCTCTAATCATGATCAGTTATTATCTGTATCTCAG gACAAGTCTGTCAAATTGACCAATATAAGTTCCTGTAGTGATATTCAAAGATATAACTGTGAATCCGAAGTTTGGAGTTGTGCATGGAACGCGGATgatccttttgaattttttataggGACGAAAAGAAGTCAGATATTTCTGTATGATATACGCTCAAGTGGCGATGTTGGCCATAAATCTCGATTGGAATTCCCTGTGATAGAGAGACGACCCATTATCAACATGTGTTATGTTGAAACTTCTCCAAGTGATGCTCACTTTAAGTGTGGAGGATTACTTGTTCAAACACTGGGGTCTCTTTGGTTCTTTAGAAGAGACTCCCCTGATAATTACAAACCCTTTAAACTACCAATCGATGGATTATTTTGGAGTCTGAGGTTTGATTCAGAGTCTAGGTTGTTATATGTAACAACTAAGCCCACTCCTCATACGCGGCATGTAGTGGCTAGTTTAACGGAAGTTAGACTCTCTGAGGACGATCCACCCTCAATGGCTGTAACAACAAATATTATTCTGGACCACTCTCGTGGAGGTACATTTACTGAAAAGTCATTCTTACGTTCCACTCTTTATCCGCAGAATGATTTGGCCTGTGTTGTATACACAAAAGGCTCCTGTAACACGGATCATAAGATCATCATACAGGAAGTGGGCTCCGATAGAATCACCCAAGAAATTTTAGTGCGGAAGCCAATATTAGACATTTGTTGCTGCTCAGTGAATGATCTTCAATATCTAGTGCTCCTAACTGAAActgaagttattatttataaactaacaGAAATATCAAGCTGA